In the Oryza glaberrima chromosome 6, OglaRS2, whole genome shotgun sequence genome, one interval contains:
- the LOC127775934 gene encoding uncharacterized protein LOC127775934 isoform X3 — MTSSEIQIPSTHVMDVLVLLISLILLIGGSSGANMAVAVTKPSPTAMEYWQKIFPETPMPPAILDLLTPLPTAAEGLKEVSVSYGSEGKEEPKKAFPMGRYMLDKEREMTSCTDKAGLKEVSVTYGSDGEEEPRKTFSQVGYMLDKERKKPSDVNEEGLKEVTVSYGSNGKEETSKTTPMEGYMVDMKNEKSLQAEKEELKEVSVSYGSDVKLGNLFPIALEKYVFPNKDGLKEVSVSYGNNGEEETSKTFAMGGFMVDKECEMSLQGEKEGLKEVSVSYGPEDEDKQSKVFPAKNWSNNEYEKYLHKSEATEGLKEVSVSYGSEGKEEPRKAFPMGRYMLDKEREMTSRTYKDGLREVSVSYGSKGEVVTRKAFPMERYVLDKEPKRNLHRNKDELREVSVLYGSKGKLKNLFPTGYGHKKHKYANEELKEVSVSYGSNDEEKPRKAFLRGGLFLGNEYEKSLHIDKEDLKEVSVSYGSNVKLSNLFPTGYAHRKYMLTSGAGLKEVSVTYGSDGEEEPRKTFSKVGYMLDKECKKSSDVDEGGLKEVSVSYGSNGEEETSKTTPMGGYMVDMKNEKSLQAEKDGLKEVSVSYGSNGEEETSKTFAMGGYMVDKEREMSLQGQKEGLKEVSVSYGSNDEEETRKIIPMKGYMEDREHEKSLQAEKEELKEVSVSYGHEVKLSNLFPTRFGHKNYQHTFEGMDHGRHVHARGNKMQQLADVFFFRDALRPGSVITPTIPPTTSLPAFLPRHVADAIPFSADRFADVLAMFAPASLAMAREIRWALDTCGQRAAALLPGEKAGCATSLESLADLAASLLGTRDVRAFSAADLPTDAATTPARRGRYNVTSVRELSAMAGSGSSSSSEPAPAAVVACHDLTYPYAVFYCHSTKPTAVYAVTLVAATTGDGDGEGEAASPAKMEALAVCHLDTSRWRADNPFFVAHGVKPGEVSVCHFLTKLSIVWVPRHEQGGPRAAA; from the exons CTGCAGAAGGACTCAAGGAAGTTTCTGTGTCATATGGAAGTGAAGGTAAAGAGGAGCCTAAGAAAGCATTCCCCATGGGACGATATATGTTAGACAAGGAACGAGAAATGACTTCATGTACAGATAAAG CGGGACTAAAGGAAGTCTCCGTGACATATGGAAGTGATGGTGAAGAGGAGCCAAGGAAAACATTCTCTCAAGTAGGGTATATGTTAGATAAGGAACGCAAGAAGCCTTCAGATGTAAATGAAG AGGGACTAAAGGAAGTCACGGTGTCATATGGAAGTAATGGTAAAGAGGAGACAAGCAAAACCACTCCTATGGAAGGATACATGGTAGATATGAAAAACGAAAAGTCTCTGCAAGCAGAGAAAG AGGAACTCAAAGAAGTTTCAGTGTCATACGGTTCAGATGTAAAACTAGGCAATTTGTTCCCCATAGCACTCGAGAAATATGTATTCCCAAACAAAG ATGGACTAAAGGAAGTCTCGGTGTCATATGGAAATAATGGCGAAGAGGAGACAAGCAAAACCTTTGCTATGGGAGGATTCATGGTAGATAAGGAATGCGAAATGTCCCTACAAGGAGAGAAAG AGGGACTAAAGGAAGTCTCGGTGTCATATGGACCAGAAGATGAAGATAAGCAAAGCAAAGTATTCCCTGCAAAAAATTGGTCAAACAACGAATACGAAAAGTATTTACACAAAAGCGAAG CTACAGAGGGACTGAAGGAAGTCTCTGTGTCATACGGAAGTGAAGGTAAAGAGGAGCCGAGGAAAGCATTCCCCATGGGACGATATATGTTAGACAAGGAACGAGAAATGACTTCACGTACATATAAAG ATGGTCTAAGGGAAGTTTCGGTGTCATATGGAAGTAAAGGTGAAGTGGTGACTCGGAAAGCATTTCCCATGGAACGATATGTGCTAGACAAAGAACCTAAAAGGAATCTGCACAGAAACAAAG ATGAACTTAGAGAAGTCTCGGTGTTGTATGGCTCAAAAGGGAAGCTAAAAAATTTGTTCCCCACTGGGTATGGACATAAGAAACACAAGTATGCAAATGAAG AACTAAAGGAGGTCTCAGTGTCGTATGGAAGTAACGATGAAGAGAAGCCAAGGAAAGCATTCCTTAGAGGAGGGCTTTTTTTAGGCAATGAATATGAAAAGTCTCTACACATAGACAAAG AGGACCTCAAAGAAGTCTCAGTGTCATATGGCTCAAATGTGAAACTAAGCAATTTGTTCCCAACAGGGTATGCACATCGGAAATATATGTTAACAAGCGGAG CTGGACTAAAGGAAGTCTCCGTGACATATGGAAGTGATGGTGAAGAGGAGCCAAGGAAAACATTCTCTAAAGTAGGGTATATGTTAGATAAGGAATGCAAGAAGTCTTCAGATGTAGACGAAG GGGGACTAAAGGAAGTCTCGGTGTCATATGGAAGTAATGGTGAAGAGGAGACCAGCAAAACCACTCCTATGGGAGGATACATGGTAGATATGAAAAACGAAAAGTCTCTGCAAGCAGAGAAAG ATGGACTAAAGGAAGTCTCGGTGTCATATGGAAGTAATGGTGAAGAGGAGACAAGCAAAACCTTTGCTATGGGAGGATACATGGTTGATAAGGAACGTGAAATGTCTCTACAAGGACAAAAAG AGGGACTAAAGGAAGTCTCGGTGTCATATGGAAGTAATGATGAAGAGGAGACAAGAAAAATCATTCCTATGAAAGGATACATGGAAGACAGGGAACACGAAAAGTCCCTACAAGCGGAGAAAG AGGAACTCAAAGAAGTTTCAGTGTCATATGGCCATGAAGTAAAACTAAGCAATTTGTTCCCTACGAGATTCGGACATAAGAATTATCAACACACATTCGAAG GAATGGATCATGGACGCCATGTTCACGCACGCGGCAACAAGATGCAGCAGCTGGCCGACGTCTTCTTCTTCCGCGACGCCCTCCGGCCGGGCTCCGTCATCACGCCGACCATCCCGCCGACGACCTCGCTGCCGGCCTTCCTCCCTCGCCACGTCGCCGACGCCATCCCGTTCTCCGCCGACCGCTTCGCCGACGTCCTCGCCATGTTCGCGCCGGCGTCCCTCGCCATGGCGCGCGAGATACGGTGGGCGCTCGACACCTGCGgccagcgggcggcggcgctgctcccggGCGAGAAGGCCGGCTGCGCCACCTCCCTCGAGTcgctcgccgacctcgccgcgtcGCTCCTCGGGACGCGCGACGTCCGCGCGTtctccgccgccgacctgcCCACCGACGCCGCGAccacgccggcgcggcgcgggaggtACAACGTGACGTCCGTGCGGGAGCTCTCGGCGATGGCCGGTTCCGgttcgtcgtcatcgtcggagCCGGCGCCGGCTGCCGTCGTGGCGTGCCACGACCTGACGTACCCGTACGCCGTGTTCTACTGCCACAGTACCAAGCCGACCGCCGTGTACGCGGTGACGCTGGTGGCGGCGACCaccggggacggcgacggcgaaggcgaggcggcctcgccggcgaagATGGAGGCGCTCGCCGTGTGCCACCTGGACACGTCGCGGTGGAGGGCGGACAACCCGTTCTTCGTGGCGCACGGCGTCAAGCCGGGGGAGGTGTCCGTGTGCCACTTCCTCACCAAGCTCAGCATCGTCTGGGTCCCACGCCACGAGCAGGGGGGCCCACGCGCAGCAGCTTAA
- the LOC127775934 gene encoding uncharacterized protein LOC127775934 isoform X8, producing the protein MTSSEIQIPSTHVMDVLVLLISLILLIGGSSGANMAVAVTKPSPTAMEYWQKIFPETPMPPAILDLLTPLPTAAEGLKEVSVSYGSEGKEEPKKAFPMGRYMLDKEREMTSCTDKAGLKEVSVTYGSDGEEEPRKTFSQVGYMLDKERKKPSDVNEEGLKEVTVSYGSNGKEETSKTTPMEGYMVDMKNEKSLQAEKEELKEVSVSYGSDVKLGNLFPIALEKYVFPNKDGLKEVSVSYGNNGEEETSKTFAMGGFMVDKECEMSLQGEKEGLKEVSVSYGPEDEDKQSKVFPAKNWSNNEYEKYLHKSEATEGLKEVSVSYGSEGKEEPRKAFPMGRYMLDKEREMTSRTYKDGLREVSVSYGSKGEVVTRKAFPMERYVLDKEPKRNLHRNKDELREVSVLYGSKGKLKNLFPTGYGHKKHKYANEELKEVSVSYGSNDEEKPRKAFLRGGLFLGNEYEKSLHIDKEDLKEVSVSYGSNVKLSNLFPTGYAHRKYMLTSGAGLKEVSVTYGSDGEEEPRKTFSKVGYMLDKECKKSSDVDEGGLKEVSVSYGSNGEEETSKTTPMGGYMVDMKNEKSLQAEKDGLKEVSVSYGSNGEEETSKTFAMGGYMVDKEREMSLQGQKEGLKEVSVSYGSNDEEETRKIIPMKGYMEDREHEKSLQAEKGMDHGRHVHARGNKMQQLADVFFFRDALRPGSVITPTIPPTTSLPAFLPRHVADAIPFSADRFADVLAMFAPASLAMAREIRWALDTCGQRAAALLPGEKAGCATSLESLADLAASLLGTRDVRAFSAADLPTDAATTPARRGRYNVTSVRELSAMAGSGSSSSSEPAPAAVVACHDLTYPYAVFYCHSTKPTAVYAVTLVAATTGDGDGEGEAASPAKMEALAVCHLDTSRWRADNPFFVAHGVKPGEVSVCHFLTKLSIVWVPRHEQGGPRAAA; encoded by the exons CTGCAGAAGGACTCAAGGAAGTTTCTGTGTCATATGGAAGTGAAGGTAAAGAGGAGCCTAAGAAAGCATTCCCCATGGGACGATATATGTTAGACAAGGAACGAGAAATGACTTCATGTACAGATAAAG CGGGACTAAAGGAAGTCTCCGTGACATATGGAAGTGATGGTGAAGAGGAGCCAAGGAAAACATTCTCTCAAGTAGGGTATATGTTAGATAAGGAACGCAAGAAGCCTTCAGATGTAAATGAAG AGGGACTAAAGGAAGTCACGGTGTCATATGGAAGTAATGGTAAAGAGGAGACAAGCAAAACCACTCCTATGGAAGGATACATGGTAGATATGAAAAACGAAAAGTCTCTGCAAGCAGAGAAAG AGGAACTCAAAGAAGTTTCAGTGTCATACGGTTCAGATGTAAAACTAGGCAATTTGTTCCCCATAGCACTCGAGAAATATGTATTCCCAAACAAAG ATGGACTAAAGGAAGTCTCGGTGTCATATGGAAATAATGGCGAAGAGGAGACAAGCAAAACCTTTGCTATGGGAGGATTCATGGTAGATAAGGAATGCGAAATGTCCCTACAAGGAGAGAAAG AGGGACTAAAGGAAGTCTCGGTGTCATATGGACCAGAAGATGAAGATAAGCAAAGCAAAGTATTCCCTGCAAAAAATTGGTCAAACAACGAATACGAAAAGTATTTACACAAAAGCGAAG CTACAGAGGGACTGAAGGAAGTCTCTGTGTCATACGGAAGTGAAGGTAAAGAGGAGCCGAGGAAAGCATTCCCCATGGGACGATATATGTTAGACAAGGAACGAGAAATGACTTCACGTACATATAAAG ATGGTCTAAGGGAAGTTTCGGTGTCATATGGAAGTAAAGGTGAAGTGGTGACTCGGAAAGCATTTCCCATGGAACGATATGTGCTAGACAAAGAACCTAAAAGGAATCTGCACAGAAACAAAG ATGAACTTAGAGAAGTCTCGGTGTTGTATGGCTCAAAAGGGAAGCTAAAAAATTTGTTCCCCACTGGGTATGGACATAAGAAACACAAGTATGCAAATGAAG AACTAAAGGAGGTCTCAGTGTCGTATGGAAGTAACGATGAAGAGAAGCCAAGGAAAGCATTCCTTAGAGGAGGGCTTTTTTTAGGCAATGAATATGAAAAGTCTCTACACATAGACAAAG AGGACCTCAAAGAAGTCTCAGTGTCATATGGCTCAAATGTGAAACTAAGCAATTTGTTCCCAACAGGGTATGCACATCGGAAATATATGTTAACAAGCGGAG CTGGACTAAAGGAAGTCTCCGTGACATATGGAAGTGATGGTGAAGAGGAGCCAAGGAAAACATTCTCTAAAGTAGGGTATATGTTAGATAAGGAATGCAAGAAGTCTTCAGATGTAGACGAAG GGGGACTAAAGGAAGTCTCGGTGTCATATGGAAGTAATGGTGAAGAGGAGACCAGCAAAACCACTCCTATGGGAGGATACATGGTAGATATGAAAAACGAAAAGTCTCTGCAAGCAGAGAAAG ATGGACTAAAGGAAGTCTCGGTGTCATATGGAAGTAATGGTGAAGAGGAGACAAGCAAAACCTTTGCTATGGGAGGATACATGGTTGATAAGGAACGTGAAATGTCTCTACAAGGACAAAAAG AGGGACTAAAGGAAGTCTCGGTGTCATATGGAAGTAATGATGAAGAGGAGACAAGAAAAATCATTCCTATGAAAGGATACATGGAAGACAGGGAACACGAAAAGTCCCTACAAGCGGAGAAAG GAATGGATCATGGACGCCATGTTCACGCACGCGGCAACAAGATGCAGCAGCTGGCCGACGTCTTCTTCTTCCGCGACGCCCTCCGGCCGGGCTCCGTCATCACGCCGACCATCCCGCCGACGACCTCGCTGCCGGCCTTCCTCCCTCGCCACGTCGCCGACGCCATCCCGTTCTCCGCCGACCGCTTCGCCGACGTCCTCGCCATGTTCGCGCCGGCGTCCCTCGCCATGGCGCGCGAGATACGGTGGGCGCTCGACACCTGCGgccagcgggcggcggcgctgctcccggGCGAGAAGGCCGGCTGCGCCACCTCCCTCGAGTcgctcgccgacctcgccgcgtcGCTCCTCGGGACGCGCGACGTCCGCGCGTtctccgccgccgacctgcCCACCGACGCCGCGAccacgccggcgcggcgcgggaggtACAACGTGACGTCCGTGCGGGAGCTCTCGGCGATGGCCGGTTCCGgttcgtcgtcatcgtcggagCCGGCGCCGGCTGCCGTCGTGGCGTGCCACGACCTGACGTACCCGTACGCCGTGTTCTACTGCCACAGTACCAAGCCGACCGCCGTGTACGCGGTGACGCTGGTGGCGGCGACCaccggggacggcgacggcgaaggcgaggcggcctcgccggcgaagATGGAGGCGCTCGCCGTGTGCCACCTGGACACGTCGCGGTGGAGGGCGGACAACCCGTTCTTCGTGGCGCACGGCGTCAAGCCGGGGGAGGTGTCCGTGTGCCACTTCCTCACCAAGCTCAGCATCGTCTGGGTCCCACGCCACGAGCAGGGGGGCCCACGCGCAGCAGCTTAA
- the LOC127775934 gene encoding uncharacterized protein LOC127775934 isoform X6 has protein sequence MTSSEIQIPSTHVMDVLVLLISLILLIGGSSGANMAVAVTKPSPTAMEYWQKIFPETPMPPAILDLLTPLPTAAEGLKEVSVSYGSEGKEEPKKAFPMGRYMLDKEREMTSCTDKAGLKEVSVTYGSDGEEEPRKTFSQVGYMLDKERKKPSDVNEEGLKEVTVSYGSNGKEETSKTTPMEGYMVDMKNEKSLQAEKEELKEVSVSYGSDVKLGNLFPIALEKYVFPNKDGLKEVSVSYGNNGEEETSKTFAMGGFMVDKECEMSLQGEKEGLKEVSVSYGPEDEDKQSKVFPAKNWSNNEYEKYLHKSEATEGLKEVSVSYGSEGKEEPRKAFPMGRYMLDKEREMTSRTYKDGLREVSVSYGSKGEVVTRKAFPMERYVLDKEPKRNLHRNKDELREVSVLYGSKGKLKNLFPTGYGHKKHKYANEELKEVSVSYGSNDEEKPRKAFLRGGLFLGNEYEKSLHIDKGYAHRKYMLTSGAGLKEVSVTYGSDGEEEPRKTFSKVGYMLDKECKKSSDVDEGGLKEVSVSYGSNGEEETSKTTPMGGYMVDMKNEKSLQAEKDGLKEVSVSYGSNGEEETSKTFAMGGYMVDKEREMSLQGQKVAEGLKEVSVSYGSNDEEETRKIIPMKGYMEDREHEKSLQAEKEELKEVSVSYGHEVKLSNLFPTRFGHKNYQHTFEGMDHGRHVHARGNKMQQLADVFFFRDALRPGSVITPTIPPTTSLPAFLPRHVADAIPFSADRFADVLAMFAPASLAMAREIRWALDTCGQRAAALLPGEKAGCATSLESLADLAASLLGTRDVRAFSAADLPTDAATTPARRGRYNVTSVRELSAMAGSGSSSSSEPAPAAVVACHDLTYPYAVFYCHSTKPTAVYAVTLVAATTGDGDGEGEAASPAKMEALAVCHLDTSRWRADNPFFVAHGVKPGEVSVCHFLTKLSIVWVPRHEQGGPRAAA, from the exons CTGCAGAAGGACTCAAGGAAGTTTCTGTGTCATATGGAAGTGAAGGTAAAGAGGAGCCTAAGAAAGCATTCCCCATGGGACGATATATGTTAGACAAGGAACGAGAAATGACTTCATGTACAGATAAAG CGGGACTAAAGGAAGTCTCCGTGACATATGGAAGTGATGGTGAAGAGGAGCCAAGGAAAACATTCTCTCAAGTAGGGTATATGTTAGATAAGGAACGCAAGAAGCCTTCAGATGTAAATGAAG AGGGACTAAAGGAAGTCACGGTGTCATATGGAAGTAATGGTAAAGAGGAGACAAGCAAAACCACTCCTATGGAAGGATACATGGTAGATATGAAAAACGAAAAGTCTCTGCAAGCAGAGAAAG AGGAACTCAAAGAAGTTTCAGTGTCATACGGTTCAGATGTAAAACTAGGCAATTTGTTCCCCATAGCACTCGAGAAATATGTATTCCCAAACAAAG ATGGACTAAAGGAAGTCTCGGTGTCATATGGAAATAATGGCGAAGAGGAGACAAGCAAAACCTTTGCTATGGGAGGATTCATGGTAGATAAGGAATGCGAAATGTCCCTACAAGGAGAGAAAG AGGGACTAAAGGAAGTCTCGGTGTCATATGGACCAGAAGATGAAGATAAGCAAAGCAAAGTATTCCCTGCAAAAAATTGGTCAAACAACGAATACGAAAAGTATTTACACAAAAGCGAAG CTACAGAGGGACTGAAGGAAGTCTCTGTGTCATACGGAAGTGAAGGTAAAGAGGAGCCGAGGAAAGCATTCCCCATGGGACGATATATGTTAGACAAGGAACGAGAAATGACTTCACGTACATATAAAG ATGGTCTAAGGGAAGTTTCGGTGTCATATGGAAGTAAAGGTGAAGTGGTGACTCGGAAAGCATTTCCCATGGAACGATATGTGCTAGACAAAGAACCTAAAAGGAATCTGCACAGAAACAAAG ATGAACTTAGAGAAGTCTCGGTGTTGTATGGCTCAAAAGGGAAGCTAAAAAATTTGTTCCCCACTGGGTATGGACATAAGAAACACAAGTATGCAAATGAAG AACTAAAGGAGGTCTCAGTGTCGTATGGAAGTAACGATGAAGAGAAGCCAAGGAAAGCATTCCTTAGAGGAGGGCTTTTTTTAGGCAATGAATATGAAAAGTCTCTACACATAGACAAAG GGTATGCACATCGGAAATATATGTTAACAAGCGGAG CTGGACTAAAGGAAGTCTCCGTGACATATGGAAGTGATGGTGAAGAGGAGCCAAGGAAAACATTCTCTAAAGTAGGGTATATGTTAGATAAGGAATGCAAGAAGTCTTCAGATGTAGACGAAG GGGGACTAAAGGAAGTCTCGGTGTCATATGGAAGTAATGGTGAAGAGGAGACCAGCAAAACCACTCCTATGGGAGGATACATGGTAGATATGAAAAACGAAAAGTCTCTGCAAGCAGAGAAAG ATGGACTAAAGGAAGTCTCGGTGTCATATGGAAGTAATGGTGAAGAGGAGACAAGCAAAACCTTTGCTATGGGAGGATACATGGTTGATAAGGAACGTGAAATGTCTCTACAAGGACAAAAAG TTGCAGAGGGACTAAAGGAAGTCTCGGTGTCATATGGAAGTAATGATGAAGAGGAGACAAGAAAAATCATTCCTATGAAAGGATACATGGAAGACAGGGAACACGAAAAGTCCCTACAAGCGGAGAAAG AGGAACTCAAAGAAGTTTCAGTGTCATATGGCCATGAAGTAAAACTAAGCAATTTGTTCCCTACGAGATTCGGACATAAGAATTATCAACACACATTCGAAG GAATGGATCATGGACGCCATGTTCACGCACGCGGCAACAAGATGCAGCAGCTGGCCGACGTCTTCTTCTTCCGCGACGCCCTCCGGCCGGGCTCCGTCATCACGCCGACCATCCCGCCGACGACCTCGCTGCCGGCCTTCCTCCCTCGCCACGTCGCCGACGCCATCCCGTTCTCCGCCGACCGCTTCGCCGACGTCCTCGCCATGTTCGCGCCGGCGTCCCTCGCCATGGCGCGCGAGATACGGTGGGCGCTCGACACCTGCGgccagcgggcggcggcgctgctcccggGCGAGAAGGCCGGCTGCGCCACCTCCCTCGAGTcgctcgccgacctcgccgcgtcGCTCCTCGGGACGCGCGACGTCCGCGCGTtctccgccgccgacctgcCCACCGACGCCGCGAccacgccggcgcggcgcgggaggtACAACGTGACGTCCGTGCGGGAGCTCTCGGCGATGGCCGGTTCCGgttcgtcgtcatcgtcggagCCGGCGCCGGCTGCCGTCGTGGCGTGCCACGACCTGACGTACCCGTACGCCGTGTTCTACTGCCACAGTACCAAGCCGACCGCCGTGTACGCGGTGACGCTGGTGGCGGCGACCaccggggacggcgacggcgaaggcgaggcggcctcgccggcgaagATGGAGGCGCTCGCCGTGTGCCACCTGGACACGTCGCGGTGGAGGGCGGACAACCCGTTCTTCGTGGCGCACGGCGTCAAGCCGGGGGAGGTGTCCGTGTGCCACTTCCTCACCAAGCTCAGCATCGTCTGGGTCCCACGCCACGAGCAGGGGGGCCCACGCGCAGCAGCTTAA
- the LOC127775934 gene encoding uncharacterized protein LOC127775934 isoform X5, which produces MTSSEIQIPSTHVMDVLVLLISLILLIGGSSGANMAVAVTKPSPTAMEYWQKIFPETPMPPAILDLLTPLPTAAEGLKEVSVSYGSEGKEEPKKAFPMGRYMLDKEREMTSCTDKAGLKEVSVTYGSDGEEEPRKTFSQVGYMLDKERKKPSDVNEEGLKEVTVSYGSNGKEETSKTTPMEGYMVDMKNEKSLQAEKEELKEVSVSYGSDVKLGNLFPIALEKYVFPNKDGLKEVSVSYGNNGEEETSKTFAMGGFMVDKECEMSLQGEKEGLKEVSVSYGPEDEDKQSKVFPAKNWSNNEYEKYLHKSEGKEEPRKAFPMGRYMLDKEREMTSRTYKDGLREVSVSYGSKGEVVTRKAFPMERYVLDKEPKRNLHRNKDELREVSVLYGSKGKLKNLFPTGYGHKKHKYANEELKEVSVSYGSNDEEKPRKAFLRGGLFLGNEYEKSLHIDKEDLKEVSVSYGSNVKLSNLFPTGYAHRKYMLTSGAGLKEVSVTYGSDGEEEPRKTFSKVGYMLDKECKKSSDVDEGGLKEVSVSYGSNGEEETSKTTPMGGYMVDMKNEKSLQAEKDGLKEVSVSYGSNGEEETSKTFAMGGYMVDKEREMSLQGQKVAEGLKEVSVSYGSNDEEETRKIIPMKGYMEDREHEKSLQAEKEELKEVSVSYGHEVKLSNLFPTRFGHKNYQHTFEGMDHGRHVHARGNKMQQLADVFFFRDALRPGSVITPTIPPTTSLPAFLPRHVADAIPFSADRFADVLAMFAPASLAMAREIRWALDTCGQRAAALLPGEKAGCATSLESLADLAASLLGTRDVRAFSAADLPTDAATTPARRGRYNVTSVRELSAMAGSGSSSSSEPAPAAVVACHDLTYPYAVFYCHSTKPTAVYAVTLVAATTGDGDGEGEAASPAKMEALAVCHLDTSRWRADNPFFVAHGVKPGEVSVCHFLTKLSIVWVPRHEQGGPRAAA; this is translated from the exons CTGCAGAAGGACTCAAGGAAGTTTCTGTGTCATATGGAAGTGAAGGTAAAGAGGAGCCTAAGAAAGCATTCCCCATGGGACGATATATGTTAGACAAGGAACGAGAAATGACTTCATGTACAGATAAAG CGGGACTAAAGGAAGTCTCCGTGACATATGGAAGTGATGGTGAAGAGGAGCCAAGGAAAACATTCTCTCAAGTAGGGTATATGTTAGATAAGGAACGCAAGAAGCCTTCAGATGTAAATGAAG AGGGACTAAAGGAAGTCACGGTGTCATATGGAAGTAATGGTAAAGAGGAGACAAGCAAAACCACTCCTATGGAAGGATACATGGTAGATATGAAAAACGAAAAGTCTCTGCAAGCAGAGAAAG AGGAACTCAAAGAAGTTTCAGTGTCATACGGTTCAGATGTAAAACTAGGCAATTTGTTCCCCATAGCACTCGAGAAATATGTATTCCCAAACAAAG ATGGACTAAAGGAAGTCTCGGTGTCATATGGAAATAATGGCGAAGAGGAGACAAGCAAAACCTTTGCTATGGGAGGATTCATGGTAGATAAGGAATGCGAAATGTCCCTACAAGGAGAGAAAG AGGGACTAAAGGAAGTCTCGGTGTCATATGGACCAGAAGATGAAGATAAGCAAAGCAAAGTATTCCCTGCAAAAAATTGGTCAAACAACGAATACGAAAAGTATTTACACAAAAGCGAAG GTAAAGAGGAGCCGAGGAAAGCATTCCCCATGGGACGATATATGTTAGACAAGGAACGAGAAATGACTTCACGTACATATAAAG ATGGTCTAAGGGAAGTTTCGGTGTCATATGGAAGTAAAGGTGAAGTGGTGACTCGGAAAGCATTTCCCATGGAACGATATGTGCTAGACAAAGAACCTAAAAGGAATCTGCACAGAAACAAAG ATGAACTTAGAGAAGTCTCGGTGTTGTATGGCTCAAAAGGGAAGCTAAAAAATTTGTTCCCCACTGGGTATGGACATAAGAAACACAAGTATGCAAATGAAG AACTAAAGGAGGTCTCAGTGTCGTATGGAAGTAACGATGAAGAGAAGCCAAGGAAAGCATTCCTTAGAGGAGGGCTTTTTTTAGGCAATGAATATGAAAAGTCTCTACACATAGACAAAG AGGACCTCAAAGAAGTCTCAGTGTCATATGGCTCAAATGTGAAACTAAGCAATTTGTTCCCAACAGGGTATGCACATCGGAAATATATGTTAACAAGCGGAG CTGGACTAAAGGAAGTCTCCGTGACATATGGAAGTGATGGTGAAGAGGAGCCAAGGAAAACATTCTCTAAAGTAGGGTATATGTTAGATAAGGAATGCAAGAAGTCTTCAGATGTAGACGAAG GGGGACTAAAGGAAGTCTCGGTGTCATATGGAAGTAATGGTGAAGAGGAGACCAGCAAAACCACTCCTATGGGAGGATACATGGTAGATATGAAAAACGAAAAGTCTCTGCAAGCAGAGAAAG ATGGACTAAAGGAAGTCTCGGTGTCATATGGAAGTAATGGTGAAGAGGAGACAAGCAAAACCTTTGCTATGGGAGGATACATGGTTGATAAGGAACGTGAAATGTCTCTACAAGGACAAAAAG TTGCAGAGGGACTAAAGGAAGTCTCGGTGTCATATGGAAGTAATGATGAAGAGGAGACAAGAAAAATCATTCCTATGAAAGGATACATGGAAGACAGGGAACACGAAAAGTCCCTACAAGCGGAGAAAG AGGAACTCAAAGAAGTTTCAGTGTCATATGGCCATGAAGTAAAACTAAGCAATTTGTTCCCTACGAGATTCGGACATAAGAATTATCAACACACATTCGAAG GAATGGATCATGGACGCCATGTTCACGCACGCGGCAACAAGATGCAGCAGCTGGCCGACGTCTTCTTCTTCCGCGACGCCCTCCGGCCGGGCTCCGTCATCACGCCGACCATCCCGCCGACGACCTCGCTGCCGGCCTTCCTCCCTCGCCACGTCGCCGACGCCATCCCGTTCTCCGCCGACCGCTTCGCCGACGTCCTCGCCATGTTCGCGCCGGCGTCCCTCGCCATGGCGCGCGAGATACGGTGGGCGCTCGACACCTGCGgccagcgggcggcggcgctgctcccggGCGAGAAGGCCGGCTGCGCCACCTCCCTCGAGTcgctcgccgacctcgccgcgtcGCTCCTCGGGACGCGCGACGTCCGCGCGTtctccgccgccgacctgcCCACCGACGCCGCGAccacgccggcgcggcgcgggaggtACAACGTGACGTCCGTGCGGGAGCTCTCGGCGATGGCCGGTTCCGgttcgtcgtcatcgtcggagCCGGCGCCGGCTGCCGTCGTGGCGTGCCACGACCTGACGTACCCGTACGCCGTGTTCTACTGCCACAGTACCAAGCCGACCGCCGTGTACGCGGTGACGCTGGTGGCGGCGACCaccggggacggcgacggcgaaggcgaggcggcctcgccggcgaagATGGAGGCGCTCGCCGTGTGCCACCTGGACACGTCGCGGTGGAGGGCGGACAACCCGTTCTTCGTGGCGCACGGCGTCAAGCCGGGGGAGGTGTCCGTGTGCCACTTCCTCACCAAGCTCAGCATCGTCTGGGTCCCACGCCACGAGCAGGGGGGCCCACGCGCAGCAGCTTAA